A section of the Clostridium sp. TW13 genome encodes:
- a CDS encoding HD domain-containing protein — MKGNIYDEMFQYVKQYLEDNDGEVFNIGYFPFRKRSEHIKRVLIWTQRLMEEETCINKEAVLVSAIFHDIGYALSLDNSTHAQNSAVLCDKYLKENGYKPDFINFVTYLVENHSNKELMKISDTPLELIILMEADLLDETGALSVVWDCMMEGSQDVQSFEKTYKHILKYSYKTLSVNPMITPKAKEFWKNKQDLMQEFIRQLSFDLDINF, encoded by the coding sequence ATGAAAGGCAATATTTATGATGAGATGTTTCAATATGTAAAACAATATTTAGAAGATAATGATGGAGAGGTTTTCAATATTGGATACTTTCCATTTAGAAAGCGTTCAGAGCATATTAAGCGCGTATTAATATGGACACAGAGACTTATGGAGGAAGAAACTTGTATTAATAAAGAGGCAGTATTGGTATCTGCAATATTTCATGATATAGGTTATGCTCTTTCTTTGGATAATTCAACTCACGCACAAAATAGTGCTGTTTTATGTGATAAATATTTAAAGGAAAATGGATACAAGCCTGATTTTATTAACTTTGTTACATATCTTGTAGAAAATCATTCTAATAAAGAATTGATGAAAATTAGTGATACTCCATTAGAATTAATTATATTAATGGAAGCTGATTTACTTGATGAAACAGGGGCCTTATCTGTGGTATGGGATTGCATGATGGAAGGTTCTCAAGATGTACAATCCTTTGAAAAGACATACAAACATATTTTAAAGTATTCTTATAAAACATTAAGTGTAAATCCTATGATTACACCTAAAGCAAAAGAATTTTGGAAAAACAAGCAAGATCTTATGCAAGAATTTATTAGACAATTATCCTTTGACTTGGATATAAATTTTTAA
- a CDS encoding TetR/AcrR family transcriptional regulator — MQNSEVKKNTKQKIFEVAANLFAKEGYNGVSMREIAKEVGIKESSIYNHYKSKEEILSSLLDYLAESLITYKPSEEEIDKMLNYMSIEDVFKQLLMGFGKSLNVTIDTIARIVYTEQFRNEKAKKLMLENLIGEQSKFFANVLRIMKKKNLIRDVDLQLVADQYNYALLAITVEYAHAVNNGADTAPAIRKMFRNVNFICEYLKPI, encoded by the coding sequence ATGCAAAATAGTGAAGTGAAAAAAAATACAAAGCAAAAAATATTTGAAGTAGCAGCAAATTTATTTGCTAAAGAGGGCTATAATGGTGTATCTATGAGGGAGATAGCCAAAGAAGTAGGAATAAAAGAAAGTTCTATATATAACCATTACAAAAGTAAAGAAGAAATTCTTAGTAGTCTATTAGATTACTTAGCTGAATCATTAATTACATATAAACCTAGTGAAGAAGAAATCGATAAGATGCTAAATTACATGTCTATTGAAGATGTTTTTAAGCAGTTACTTATGGGATTCGGAAAATCTTTAAATGTTACCATAGATACTATTGCCAGAATAGTATACACAGAGCAGTTTAGAAACGAAAAAGCAAAGAAACTAATGTTAGAAAACTTGATTGGTGAGCAATCAAAATTTTTTGCCAATGTTTTGAGAATTATGAAGAAGAAAAATCTAATTAGAGATGTTGATTTACAATTGGTAGCTGATCAATATAATTATGCTCTTTTAGCTATAACTGTTGAATACGCACATGCTGTAAATAATGGTGCTGACACAGCACCTGCTATTAGAAAGATGTTTAGAAATGTGAATTTTATATGTGAATATTTGAAACCAATTTAG
- a CDS encoding YitT family protein: MNKRYLKILKKIALILLGNTIYALAVTMFILPNGLITGGTTGLALIFNHQFGLPITVFVSVFNISMFILGALVLGKAFALTTLISTFYYPFILGILQKISPLQHMTSDHLLSTIYAGLMIGFSIGIVIKAGASTGGMDIPPLVLNKKFGLSVSVVMYGFDFTILISQMLFANKEQVLYGLLLVLIYTVVLDKVLLLGKSRTQVKIVSDKYEEINQMIIRNLDRGSTLIQAETGYFHNDNLVVLTVISNRELPKLNELVLAIDPKAFMIISRVNEVKGRGFTMDKSYAPASENIGK, translated from the coding sequence ATGAATAAGAGATATTTGAAAATTTTGAAAAAAATAGCATTGATATTGTTAGGTAATACAATTTATGCTTTGGCTGTTACTATGTTTATTTTACCAAATGGGTTAATTACAGGTGGAACCACCGGATTAGCATTGATATTTAACCATCAATTTGGTCTTCCTATTACTGTATTTGTTTCTGTTTTTAATATAAGTATGTTTATTTTAGGTGCACTTGTTTTGGGAAAGGCCTTTGCACTTACCACACTAATTAGTACCTTTTATTATCCATTTATTTTAGGTATTTTACAGAAAATTTCACCTTTACAGCATATGACTTCTGATCATTTGCTTTCAACAATTTATGCTGGTCTTATGATTGGATTTAGTATTGGAATTGTAATAAAAGCAGGGGCTTCTACTGGAGGTATGGATATACCACCACTAGTATTAAATAAAAAGTTTGGGCTGTCAGTTTCTGTAGTGATGTATGGTTTTGACTTTACTATTTTAATATCACAGATGCTTTTTGCAAATAAAGAACAAGTGCTTTATGGACTTTTGTTAGTGCTAATTTATACAGTGGTATTGGACAAAGTGTTGTTGCTTGGTAAATCTCGTACTCAAGTAAAAATAGTCAGTGATAAATACGAGGAAATTAACCAAATGATTATTAGGAATTTAGACAGAGGATCAACTTTGATTCAAGCAGAGACAGGGTATTTTCATAATGATAATTTAGTAGTTCTTACTGTGATTTCAAATAGAGAACTTCCAAAGCTAAATGAACTTGTTTTGGCTATAGATCCAAAGGCATTTATGATTATCAGTAGAGTTAATGAAGTCAAGGGACGTGGTTTTACCATGGATAAGAGTTATGCACCAGCTAGCGAAAATATAGGAAAATAA
- the buk gene encoding butyrate kinase, with protein sequence MNQKLLIINPGSTSTKIAVYEGEKELFEETLRHTTEEIDKFKHISDQEDFRTNIILKVLKDNNIDVKQMDAIVGRGGLLKPIVSGTYNVNDVMLGDLKDPTKGEHASNLGAIIANKIATSIGKTAYIVDPVVVDEMEEIARLSGAPELPRKSIFHALNQKAVAKRYAKENSKRYEDVNVIVAHMGGGVSVGAHKKGKIVDVNNALDGEGAFSPERSGGIPSGDLARMCFSGKYTLQEILKKITGQGGFVAYLGTNDARVVEKAALEGDEKSKLVHDAMGYQVAKDIGAAAAVLNGEVDAIILTGGMAYGKPIVNLISEKVSFIAPIVVYPGEDEMLALAQGVLRVLNGEEQVKEYK encoded by the coding sequence ATGAATCAAAAACTGCTTATAATTAATCCAGGTTCCACATCAACTAAAATTGCTGTTTATGAAGGTGAGAAGGAACTTTTTGAAGAGACACTTAGACATACTACAGAGGAAATTGATAAGTTTAAGCATATCTCTGATCAAGAAGATTTTCGTACTAATATTATTTTAAAGGTATTGAAGGATAATAATATTGATGTAAAACAAATGGATGCAATAGTAGGAAGAGGTGGACTTTTAAAGCCAATAGTTAGTGGTACCTACAATGTAAACGATGTTATGTTGGGTGATTTGAAAGATCCAACAAAAGGAGAGCATGCGTCAAATTTAGGAGCCATAATTGCTAATAAAATTGCTACATCTATTGGAAAAACTGCATATATAGTAGATCCAGTAGTAGTAGATGAAATGGAGGAAATAGCTAGGTTATCTGGAGCCCCAGAATTACCTAGAAAGAGTATTTTCCATGCATTAAATCAAAAGGCTGTAGCTAAGAGATATGCAAAGGAGAATTCTAAGAGATACGAGGATGTAAATGTTATTGTTGCTCATATGGGTGGAGGAGTTTCTGTAGGTGCCCATAAAAAAGGTAAGATAGTAGATGTCAATAATGCACTTGATGGTGAAGGCGCTTTTTCTCCTGAAAGAAGTGGTGGAATTCCTTCTGGTGATTTAGCAAGAATGTGCTTTAGTGGAAAGTATACACTACAAGAAATACTAAAGAAAATCACAGGTCAAGGTGGATTTGTAGCTTATCTTGGTACAAATGATGCAAGAGTTGTTGAAAAAGCAGCATTAGAAGGTGACGAAAAATCAAAGTTAGTTCATGATGCTATGGGATATCAAGTTGCAAAGGATATAGGTGCGGCTGCAGCAGTACTTAATGGTGAAGTTGATGCAATAATCTTAACTGGTGGCATGGCATATGGAAAACCTATTGTAAATTTAATTAGTGAAAAGGTATCTTTTATTGCTCCTATAGTCGTATATCCAGGTGAGGATGAAATGCTTGCCTTAGCTCAAGGTGTGCTTAGAGTATTAAATGGTGAAGAACAAGTAAAGGAATATAAGTAA
- a CDS encoding DUF998 domain-containing protein → MKKFEKITMPLGMVGVIAYMLHTILGNLLWEEYNPITTDISSLTAVGAPNAVLLKTFTNAYGICTILFVAGLIIKSFRKYHLVTRVGYIVMMIMQIISMVGYSLFPLTGNKKVMNFQNSMHIIVTVAVVFTTIAFGFILAVGYLKQEKIKQLGSFVIIMSIIITITGATNPIGMGMQLNILGLTERLVIYSLQFMMFTLSYYYTFNRYEKNDFAV, encoded by the coding sequence ATGAAAAAATTTGAAAAAATAACTATGCCATTGGGGATGGTTGGTGTAATTGCATATATGCTACATACTATTCTTGGAAATTTACTATGGGAAGAATATAATCCAATTACAACAGATATTAGTTCTCTAACAGCAGTCGGTGCTCCAAATGCTGTATTACTTAAAACTTTTACAAATGCATATGGTATTTGTACAATTTTATTTGTGGCAGGACTTATAATTAAATCTTTTAGAAAATATCACTTAGTGACACGAGTAGGATATATTGTAATGATGATTATGCAGATTATTTCAATGGTTGGCTATAGTCTTTTTCCATTGACAGGCAATAAAAAGGTTATGAATTTTCAAAATAGTATGCACATCATAGTAACGGTTGCAGTAGTATTTACTACAATTGCATTTGGTTTTATACTTGCAGTTGGATACTTAAAGCAAGAAAAAATAAAACAACTCGGAAGTTTTGTTATAATAATGTCCATTATTATAACGATAACAGGAGCAACTAATCCCATAGGAATGGGGATGCAACTTAATATTTTAGGTTTAACAGAACGCTTGGTTATATATTCTTTACAGTTTATGATGTTTACACTATCTTATTATTACACTTTTAATAGATATGAGAAAAATGATTTTGCTGTATAA
- a CDS encoding flagellinolysin, with protein sequence MEISMNAGINAHRYYTISQNNSGKSISKLSSGLRINQAADDAAGLSISEGMRAQIRGLDQGSRNVEDGISLAQTAEGGLDEIHKYLQRGRELSVQANNGTLTDDDKKQIQKEIDQIKKGIDDIANGTEFNKIHLLNESSISAGNKVSADNIIKGLKGGWLEKAEDRIFNTYGIKGTGSSNLNIYLDEGTPYGELAHAGGPTGNLELHIDLADFNPASGQDGQTIEGKGYYADRVIAHEMTHAVMDEVLGATKMNDMHTNNALWFVEGTAEFTSGADERLKSVIGKSDQTGIDTTKMNSLISRANDLLNGAAWNGDDQDYSAGYLITKYVENKLKGNGKDLKDVVNDIKVDSSGTSATTVLQNSIGTRTGSTSYANFKTDFASNVGNYITNSIHLNWGADETDTGSIAGSDNGGSALNAEDVINESGVTAKDQPLTGFKVVWPKEDDTKPLTVQVGANQGETLEIKRVNATSAALGVDQVNVVSGATDGINKFESAINKVSQYRADIGAIQNRLEHTMSIDDNTGENLQSSESKVRDVDMAKEMMSFAKSGILSKAAMSMMSQANSSANSVLSLLQ encoded by the coding sequence ATGGAAATAAGTATGAATGCAGGCATTAATGCGCATAGGTATTATACTATTAGCCAAAATAATAGTGGAAAGTCTATTAGTAAATTATCAAGTGGCTTGAGAATTAATCAAGCTGCAGACGATGCCGCTGGACTAAGTATTTCAGAAGGGATGAGAGCTCAAATTAGGGGTTTAGATCAAGGGAGTAGAAATGTTGAAGATGGAATTTCACTTGCGCAGACAGCAGAAGGAGGGTTAGATGAAATTCATAAGTATTTGCAAAGGGGGAGAGAACTATCTGTTCAAGCTAATAATGGTACATTAACAGATGATGATAAAAAGCAAATACAAAAAGAAATTGATCAAATCAAAAAGGGAATAGATGATATTGCGAATGGTACAGAATTTAATAAAATACATCTTTTAAATGAATCTAGTATTTCTGCAGGTAATAAAGTTAGCGCTGATAATATCATAAAGGGATTAAAAGGCGGTTGGCTAGAGAAAGCAGAAGATCGTATTTTTAACACATATGGTATCAAGGGAACAGGAAGTTCAAACTTAAATATTTATTTAGATGAAGGAACACCTTATGGGGAATTGGCACATGCAGGTGGACCAACTGGAAATCTTGAACTTCATATTGATTTAGCTGATTTTAACCCTGCTTCAGGTCAAGATGGCCAAACAATTGAAGGGAAGGGCTACTATGCAGATAGAGTTATTGCTCATGAAATGACTCATGCAGTAATGGATGAGGTTTTAGGAGCCACAAAGATGAATGATATGCATACTAATAATGCATTATGGTTTGTTGAAGGTACTGCAGAATTTACCTCAGGAGCAGATGAAAGATTAAAATCAGTAATCGGAAAATCTGATCAAACAGGCATAGATACAACTAAAATGAATAGTTTGATATCTAGGGCAAATGATTTGTTAAATGGAGCAGCATGGAATGGTGATGATCAAGACTATTCTGCTGGATATTTAATAACAAAATATGTTGAAAATAAATTAAAAGGCAATGGTAAAGATTTAAAGGATGTAGTCAACGACATAAAAGTTGATTCTTCAGGTACATCTGCTACAACTGTATTACAAAATTCAATTGGAACTCGAACAGGTTCAACATCATATGCTAATTTTAAAACCGATTTTGCATCTAATGTAGGCAATTATATAACTAATAGTATTCATTTAAATTGGGGGGCAGATGAAACAGACACAGGTTCAATAGCAGGTAGTGATAATGGTGGAAGTGCTTTAAATGCCGAAGATGTTATTAATGAAAGTGGCGTTACAGCTAAAGACCAACCATTAACTGGTTTTAAAGTGGTTTGGCCTAAAGAAGATGATACTAAGCCATTAACAGTACAAGTAGGAGCAAACCAAGGCGAAACTTTAGAAATTAAAAGAGTTAATGCTACTAGTGCAGCACTAGGAGTAGATCAAGTTAATGTAGTTAGTGGTGCTACAGATGGAATAAATAAATTTGAGAGTGCCATCAATAAAGTATCTCAATATAGAGCAGATATTGGTGCAATTCAAAACAGATTAGAGCATACAATGAGCATTGATGATAATACTGGTGAAAATCTACAGTCATCTGAATCAAAGGTTAGAGATGTAGATATGGCTAAGGAAATGATGAGTTTTGCTAAATCAGGTATATTAAGCAAAGCAGCTATGTCAATGATGAGTCAAGCTAACTCTTCAGCTAATAGTGTATTATCATTACTACAATAA
- a CDS encoding TIM-barrel domain-containing protein: MKKINKKSAIIGSSVLLVALIAGGGFYLNSRTIKINGSTVIIPDGKNKISVQICSNDIVKIDNLINGKEGTHTAVVGDNQWTPAKVTIDKSSNPITMKTDTMTVKIDKSTHRVSVFNAKGELLIKEQDVKDVYNKGVQLNHNSEDKFYGISGYDNTEDASANILRSNEVEVAAGKQGHCGGPFTWSTKGYGVLVDSNGGTFNIDKDTLNFTDSSRTDTEYYVFVGTPTDIMGAVSKVSGKSPMYPKWAMGFTNSQWGIDEKQLIDIVDTYRKKNIPIDNYTLDFDWKAWGDDNYGEFRWNDTKFPDGTSGKLKQMMDQKGIKLTGIMKPRLHLDTVEGKYATDNKLWYGGDSYSSNNDYFSGKPVSDLNFSLPAAQKWFFNNCKKAIDTGISGWWNDEADELDDNMQFMNMQKSLYEGQRSYNDKRVWSINRNFYLGSQRYGYGMWSGDISTGFYSMAAQRQRMLSAINLGEPKWGMDTGGFNDGDPTPQNYARWMEFSAFVPIFRVHGNQNQVRQPWVFGKTAEAAATKAIRLRYSLIPYIYSYDRRAYEGGVGLVKPLIFDYPNDDKVANYVDAWMFGDSLLVSPVVDENATSQKIYLPAGTWTDYFTGKVYQGGQTIEYAVNKDTWDDIPLFIKSGAIIPNQDYQNYVGEKPVTNMYVDIFPDTQKTNFNYYDDDGATYKYEKGEYFKQTISAQDKTSSVQVDLSDKTGSFTPNTKYYILKIHNRNSSDVKSNNTSLKTKTSYSELLNSDEECIASGKDVYGDVTYVKVKVGNANTLTLNGNKTK; the protein is encoded by the coding sequence TTGAAAAAAATCAATAAAAAATCTGCAATTATAGGCTCATCTGTTTTGCTTGTTGCTCTTATAGCTGGCGGTGGTTTTTACCTTAACTCTAGAACAATAAAAATAAATGGATCTACTGTTATAATTCCAGATGGAAAAAACAAAATTTCAGTGCAAATATGCAGTAATGACATTGTAAAAATTGATAATCTAATCAATGGAAAAGAAGGTACTCACACCGCTGTTGTTGGTGATAATCAATGGACACCAGCAAAGGTTACCATTGATAAATCTTCAAATCCAATTACTATGAAAACAGATACGATGACAGTAAAAATTGATAAGTCAACTCATAGGGTATCAGTTTTTAATGCTAAAGGAGAACTTTTAATAAAAGAACAAGATGTTAAAGATGTATACAATAAAGGTGTTCAATTAAATCATAATTCTGAAGACAAATTTTATGGAATAAGTGGCTATGATAACACTGAAGATGCTTCTGCTAATATTTTAAGAAGCAATGAAGTAGAAGTTGCTGCTGGTAAACAAGGTCATTGTGGTGGTCCCTTCACTTGGAGCACCAAGGGATATGGTGTTTTAGTTGATTCAAATGGAGGTACTTTCAATATAGATAAGGATACCTTAAACTTTACAGATTCATCAAGAACTGATACAGAATACTATGTATTTGTAGGTACCCCTACTGATATTATGGGAGCTGTATCAAAAGTTTCAGGTAAGTCACCAATGTATCCTAAATGGGCAATGGGATTTACTAACAGTCAATGGGGAATTGATGAAAAGCAGTTGATTGACATAGTAGATACTTATCGTAAAAAGAATATTCCTATAGACAATTATACCCTTGATTTTGACTGGAAAGCTTGGGGAGACGATAACTATGGAGAATTTAGATGGAATGATACAAAATTTCCAGATGGAACTTCAGGTAAACTAAAGCAAATGATGGATCAAAAAGGAATAAAACTTACAGGCATAATGAAGCCTAGACTACATCTAGATACAGTGGAAGGAAAATATGCTACAGATAATAAACTTTGGTATGGTGGTGATTCTTATTCTAGTAATAATGATTACTTTTCAGGTAAACCAGTAAGTGATCTAAACTTTTCACTTCCAGCTGCTCAAAAGTGGTTCTTTAACAACTGTAAAAAGGCAATTGATACAGGTATATCAGGCTGGTGGAATGATGAAGCTGATGAGCTTGATGATAATATGCAATTTATGAATATGCAAAAATCATTATATGAAGGTCAAAGATCATATAACGATAAGAGAGTCTGGTCTATAAATAGAAATTTCTATTTAGGATCTCAACGTTATGGTTATGGAATGTGGTCAGGTGATATTTCAACAGGCTTCTACTCCATGGCAGCTCAAAGACAAAGAATGTTATCAGCCATTAATCTTGGAGAGCCTAAGTGGGGTATGGATACTGGTGGATTTAATGACGGAGATCCAACACCTCAAAACTATGCTAGATGGATGGAATTCAGTGCCTTTGTGCCAATTTTCAGAGTTCACGGAAATCAAAATCAAGTAAGACAACCTTGGGTATTTGGAAAAACTGCTGAAGCTGCTGCTACAAAAGCAATCCGATTAAGATACAGTTTAATCCCATACATTTACTCTTATGATAGAAGAGCCTATGAAGGTGGAGTCGGTTTAGTAAAACCTTTAATATTTGATTATCCAAACGATGATAAGGTTGCAAATTACGTTGATGCTTGGATGTTTGGAGATTCCCTTCTTGTGTCTCCTGTTGTTGATGAAAATGCAACTAGTCAAAAGATTTACCTTCCTGCTGGAACATGGACAGACTACTTCACTGGAAAAGTTTATCAAGGTGGTCAAACTATAGAATATGCAGTAAACAAAGATACTTGGGATGATATACCTCTATTTATTAAGAGTGGAGCTATAATTCCTAATCAAGATTATCAAAATTATGTAGGTGAAAAACCAGTTACTAATATGTATGTTGATATATTCCCTGATACACAAAAAACAAACTTTAATTATTACGACGATGATGGTGCAACTTATAAATATGAAAAAGGTGAATACTTCAAACAAACTATATCTGCACAAGATAAAACAAGTTCCGTACAGGTAGATTTAAGTGACAAGACTGGTAGCTTTACACCTAATACTAAATACTACATTTTAAAAATTCATAATAGAAACAGTTCTGATGTAAAATCAAATAATACATCATTGAAAACTAAAACTTCTTATAGTGAATTATTAAATAGTGACGAGGAATGTATCGCTTCTGGAAAAGATGTTTACGGCGATGTAACCTATGTAAAAGTTAAAGTTGGAAATGCTAATACTTTAACTTTAAATGGTAACAAAACAAAGTAA
- a CDS encoding phosphoribosylaminoimidazolecarboxamide formyltransferase, which produces MKELTLKYGCNPNQKPARIYAKEGELPIKILNGNPGYINLLDAFNSWQLVKELKEATGLAAAASFKHVSPAGAAVAVPLTETLKKVYFVEGIELSDIATAYVRARGADRMSSYGDFVALSDECDEQTARFLSREVSDGIIAPSYSEAALEILKNKRKGTYVVIQMDENYVPAEIETKDVYGITFEQKRNDVKITEDMLENIPTQNKEIPDSAKRDLIISLITLKYTQSNSVCYVKDGQAIGIGAGQQSRIHCTRLAGNKADIWFLRQHPKVMNLPFKEGVRRADRDNAIDVYISEDHMDVLADRVWENIFTEKPEILTKEEKKEWLSHLTDVALGSDAFFPFGDNIERAEKSGVSYIAQAGGSVRDDNVIETCEKYNIAMAFIGIRLFHH; this is translated from the coding sequence ATGAAAGAATTAACATTAAAGTATGGTTGTAACCCAAATCAGAAACCAGCTAGAATTTATGCAAAGGAAGGAGAGCTTCCTATAAAAATTCTTAATGGAAATCCAGGCTATATTAATCTTCTAGATGCTTTTAATAGCTGGCAACTTGTAAAGGAATTAAAGGAAGCTACTGGCTTAGCTGCTGCTGCATCCTTTAAGCATGTAAGCCCAGCAGGAGCTGCTGTAGCTGTTCCTTTAACTGAAACTTTGAAGAAGGTATATTTTGTTGAAGGTATAGAACTATCAGATATTGCTACAGCATATGTGAGAGCAAGAGGTGCAGATAGAATGTCATCTTATGGTGATTTTGTGGCCTTATCTGATGAATGTGATGAGCAAACAGCAAGATTTTTATCAAGAGAAGTTTCAGATGGAATTATTGCACCATCTTATTCAGAAGCTGCTTTAGAAATTTTAAAAAATAAACGTAAGGGAACTTATGTGGTTATACAAATGGATGAAAATTATGTTCCAGCTGAAATAGAAACAAAGGATGTTTATGGAATAACCTTTGAGCAGAAAAGAAATGATGTAAAGATAACAGAGGATATGTTAGAAAACATTCCAACCCAAAATAAAGAGATACCTGATAGTGCTAAAAGGGATTTAATTATTTCACTAATCACATTAAAGTATACACAATCAAATTCTGTATGCTATGTTAAGGATGGGCAAGCAATCGGTATAGGTGCAGGACAACAGTCTAGAATTCATTGCACAAGATTAGCAGGGAATAAGGCTGATATATGGTTTTTAAGGCAACATCCTAAGGTTATGAATCTTCCATTCAAAGAAGGAGTAAGAAGGGCAGACAGAGATAATGCTATTGATGTTTATATATCAGAGGATCATATGGATGTATTAGCTGATAGAGTATGGGAAAATATTTTCACTGAGAAACCAGAGATATTGACAAAGGAAGAGAAGAAAGAGTGGTTATCACATTTGACAGATGTTGCATTAGGTTCAGATGCTTTCTTCCCATTTGGTGATAATATAGAACGTGCTGAAAAGAGCGGAGTTTCATATATAGCTCAAGCAGGAGGTTCTGTAAGGGATGATAATGTAATTGAGACTTGCGAAAAATATAATATAGCTATGGCGTTTATAGGAATACGTTTATTTCATCATTAA